A stretch of DNA from Cupriavidus taiwanensis:
TTGCCGGGCGCATCGCCCAGCGCATCATGCAGACCGGCTTTTCGCTGCGCGACTCCGCGGTGCAGGCGGTGGACGCGCTGTGGCACGTGGTGATCTACGCGGTCAGTTCGCTGGTGCTGTTCGCGCAGGCCGACTGGCGCCTGATGATCCCGCTGCTGCTGTGGATCGTCTGCTACGTGGCCGCGCTGCTGTACTTCGTGCCGCGCGTGAAGCACCGTTCGGTGGTCGCCACCGAGTCGCGCTCGCAGCTGATGGGGCGCATCGTCGACGGCTACACCAATATCACCACGCTCAAGCTGTTCGCCCATACCCGCCAGGAAGAGGACTACGCACGCGACGCCATGGCCGAGCAGACCGAGAAGACGCGGCAGGCCGGGCGCATGGTCAGCGGCATGGACGTCACCATCACCGCGATGAACGGCGCGCTGATCGCCGGCACCACCGGGCTGGCGGTGTGGCTGTGGAGCACCGGCCATGTCACCACCGGCGCGATCGCGCTGACCACCGGGCTGGTGATCCGCATCAACAATATGTCGGGCTGGATCATGTGGGTGGTCAACGGCATCTTCGAGAACGTCGGGCAAGTGCAGGACGGCATGAAGACCATCGCCGTGCCGCGCCAGGTCACCGACCGCGCCAACGCGCAGCCGCTGCTGGTCACGCATGGCGAAGTCCGCTTCGAGCAGGTGGGGTTCCACTACGGCAAGGGCTCGGGCGTGATCGAAGGCGTCAACCTGACCGTGCGGCCGGGCGAGAAGATCGGCCTGGTCGGCCCTTCGGGGGCCGGCAAATCGACCCTGGTCAACCTGCTGCTGCGGCTCTACGACGTCGAGCGCGGCCGCATCCTGATCGACGGCCAGGACATCGCCACGGTCACGCAGGAAAGCCTGCGCGCGCAGATCGGCATGGTCACGCAGGACACCTCGCTGCTGCACCGCTCGATCCGCGAGAACCTGCTCTACGGCAAGCCCTCCAGCACGGAAGCCGAGCTGGCTGCGGCGCTGCACCGCGCCCGCGCCGACGAGTTCATTCCCAACCTGATCGATGCCCACGGCAACACCGGGCTGGAAGCGCAGGTCGGCGAACGCGGCGTGAAGCTGTCAGGCGGACAGCGCCAGCGCATCGCGATCGCGCGGGTGTTGCTGAAGAACGCGCCGATCCTGATCCTCGACGAAGCGACCTCGGCGCTCGATTCCGAAGTGGAAGCCGCGATCCAGGAAAGCCTGGAAACGCTGATGCAGGGCAAGACGGTGATTGCCATCGCGCACCGGCTCTCGACCATCGCACGGATGGACCGGCTAGTGGTGCTGGACCGCGGGCATATCGTGGAAAGCGGCACGCATGCGGAATTGCTCGCGCATGGGGGGCTGTATGCGCGGCTGTGGGCGCATCAGACGGGGGGGTTCGTGGGGGTGGATTGAGCGATTGTTTTCTCCCCTCTCCCGCTTGCGGGAGAGGGGCCGGGGGAGAGGGCAGGACTTCGGCAAGCATGAAAGCGCGTCCCTGCGTGGACACGCCGGCCCTCTCCCCCGCCCCTCTCCCATAAATGGGAGAGGGGCGACAACACTCGCTCCGGCAAAATTCAGTTGCCGTTGCCCGGCGCCTCCACGCGCACCGGATCGATCCTCGGCTCCTTCAGCTTCGCCTCGATCTGCTTGCCCTTGCGCGCGCGCTTGCCCACATACGGCAGCAGCGACTGCCCGGCCAGCTTCTGCGACGACGGCTTGCCGCCGCGGCCCGTGCCGGACAGCACCAGCCCCGGCGCGCCCACGGCGACCGCCTGCAGCAGCTTCTCCCTGGGCTCCAGCTCCATCAGGATCACGCCGCGGCCACCGGCCGACAGCACCTTCACTTCGTCCAGCGCCACCAGCAGCAGGCGGCCGTTGCCGGACAGGCAGGCCGCATGCGTGGCCTCGTCGCCGATCGGCGCCGGCGGCAGCGGGGCGTCGCCGTCGTCCAGCGTCAGGAACGACTTGCCGCCCTTCTGCCGGCCGGTCATGTCGCCCACCGTGGTCTGGAAGCCGTTGCCGCTCGCGGTGGCGACCAGCACGCGCTGGCTGGCGCTGCCGGCAAAGGTGTGCGCCACCTGGCTGCCGGGCTGCAGTTCGATCAGCGTGGTGATGGGCACCCCGTCGCCGCGCCCGCCCGGCAGGCTGGAGACCGGCACCGAATAGACCCGGCCGTTGGTGCCGAACACCAGCAGCACGTCGACGGTGCGGCAGTCGAAGGTGTTGTAGAGCGCATCGCCGGCCTTGAAGGTGAACTGCTGCGGGTCGTGGCCATGGCCCTGGCGCGTGCGCACCCAGCCCTTCTGCGACATCACCACCGTCACCGGCTCGTCGATCACGCGCACCTCGGCGGCGGCGCGGCGCTGTTCCTGGATCAGCGTGCGGCGCGGGTCCTTGTCTTCCGGGCTGTACTGCCTGGCGTCGGTCTCGATCTCCTTGATGATGCGACGGCGCATCATGGTCTCGGACTTGAGCAGCACGTCGAGTTCGGCCTGCTCTTCGCGCAGCGCTTTCAGTTCCTTCTCGATGCGGATCGCTTCCAGGCGCGCCAGCTGGCGCAGCCGGATTTCCAGGATGTCCTCGGCCTGGCGGTCGCTCAGGCCGAAGGCCTCGATCAGCGCGGGCTTGGGCTCGTCGCTCTCGCGGATGATGCGGATCACCTCGTCGATATTGAGCAGCACCAGCATCCGGCCTTCGAGGATGTGGATGCGATCCTCGACCTTGCCCAGGCGATGGCGCGTGCGGCGCGTGACGGTATCGAAGCGGAACGCAATCCACTCGCCCAGGATCTCGCGCAGGCCCTTCTGGCGCGGACGGCCGTCGGTGCCGATCATCACCAGGTTGATCGGCGCGCCGGATTCCAGGCTGGTATGCGCCAGCAGCGTCTGGATGAACTCCTGCTGGTCGATGTTCTTGCTCTTGGGCTCGAACACCAGTCGCACCGGCGCGTCCTTGCCGGACTCGTCGCGCACCGCGTCGAGCACCGCCAGCACGGTGGCCTTGAGCTGCTGCTGGTCCTGCGTCAGCGCCTTCTTGCCGGTCTTGATCTTGGGGTTGGTGATTTCCTCGATCTCTTCCAGCACCTTCTGCGCCGAGGTATTCGGCGGCAGTTCGGTCACCACCAGCTGCCACTGGCCACGCGCCAGCTCTTCGATGGTCCAGCGCGCGCGCACCTTCAGGCTGCCACGGCCGTTTTCGTAGATCTGGGCAATGTCGGATGCCGGCGAGATGATCTGGCCGCCACCCGGATAGTCCGGCCCCGGCATCAGCGCCAGCAGCTCGGCCAGCGAGATGTTCGGGTTGCGGATCATCGCCACGGTGGCCGCGGCGACCTCGCGCAGGTTGTGCGGCGGGATCTCGGTGGCCATGCCCACCGCGATGCCCGAGGCGCCGTTGAGCAGCACGAACGGCAGCCGCGCCGGCAGCAGCTTGGGCTCCTGCATCGAGCCGTCGTAGTTGGGGATGAAATCGACCGTGCCTTCGTCGATCTCGTCGAGCAGCAGCCGCGAGATCGGCGTCAGGCGCGCTTCGGTGTAGCGCATCGCCGCGGCGCCGTCGCCGTCGCGCGAGCCGAAGTTGCCCTGGCCGTCGATCAGCGGGTAGCGCAGCGAAAAATCCTGCGCCAGCCGCACCAGCGCGTCATAGGCGGACTGGTCGCCGTGCGGATGGAACTTGCCCAGCACGTCGCCGACCACGCGCGCGGACTTGACCGGCTTGGCGTCGGCACGCAGGCCCATCTCGTGCATCGCGAACAGGATGCGCCGCTGCACCGGCTTCTGGCCGTCGGCCACCTCGGGCAGCGCGCGGCCCTTGACCACGCTGACGGCGTAGTCCAGATAGGCGCGCTCGGCGTAGCGGGCCAGCGTCAGCGAATCGGCCGGCTCTTCAGGTTGAAACGTGATGTCTTGTTGTTCCATGGATAGGCAAGGATTCGGCGCGCCACGCGTCGGACCTCGACGGCCGGCGCACCGGTTGCTTGTGATTCTTGGGTGTCGCTCAGGGCATGGGCCGGCGCGCGCCGATCACCATCTTCACGCGCGGGCCGCTGCCATCGCCCGGGCCGGCGCCGGCGCGCCTGAGCACCACGCCCTGCTGCGGCTGATACAGCCGGTAGAACTGCAGCACGGTGCTGACATACTGCCGCGTCTCGGGATAGGGCGGGATGCGGTTGTTGTAGCGCTGCACCGCGCCCTCGCCGGCGTTGTACGCCGCCAGCACCAGCTCGAGGTTGTCGGGGAACTGCTGCATCAGCCAGCTCAGGTAGCGCA
This window harbors:
- a CDS encoding ABC transporter ATP-binding protein, with protein sequence MLRRLERLIDPFRHMPDREPPGQVLRFYTWYLREVWGVFVLLLLVGLVGALIEVALFSFLGRLVDMAQTTPGAEFFSRHRNELVWMAVVAVLLRPIFFGLHDVLVHQVISPSLSNLIRWQNHRYVLKQSLSFFQNDFAGRIAQRIMQTGFSLRDSAVQAVDALWHVVIYAVSSLVLFAQADWRLMIPLLLWIVCYVAALLYFVPRVKHRSVVATESRSQLMGRIVDGYTNITTLKLFAHTRQEEDYARDAMAEQTEKTRQAGRMVSGMDVTITAMNGALIAGTTGLAVWLWSTGHVTTGAIALTTGLVIRINNMSGWIMWVVNGIFENVGQVQDGMKTIAVPRQVTDRANAQPLLVTHGEVRFEQVGFHYGKGSGVIEGVNLTVRPGEKIGLVGPSGAGKSTLVNLLLRLYDVERGRILIDGQDIATVTQESLRAQIGMVTQDTSLLHRSIRENLLYGKPSSTEAELAAALHRARADEFIPNLIDAHGNTGLEAQVGERGVKLSGGQRQRIAIARVLLKNAPILILDEATSALDSEVEAAIQESLETLMQGKTVIAIAHRLSTIARMDRLVVLDRGHIVESGTHAELLAHGGLYARLWAHQTGGFVGVD
- the parC gene encoding DNA topoisomerase IV subunit A yields the protein MEQQDITFQPEEPADSLTLARYAERAYLDYAVSVVKGRALPEVADGQKPVQRRILFAMHEMGLRADAKPVKSARVVGDVLGKFHPHGDQSAYDALVRLAQDFSLRYPLIDGQGNFGSRDGDGAAAMRYTEARLTPISRLLLDEIDEGTVDFIPNYDGSMQEPKLLPARLPFVLLNGASGIAVGMATEIPPHNLREVAAATVAMIRNPNISLAELLALMPGPDYPGGGQIISPASDIAQIYENGRGSLKVRARWTIEELARGQWQLVVTELPPNTSAQKVLEEIEEITNPKIKTGKKALTQDQQQLKATVLAVLDAVRDESGKDAPVRLVFEPKSKNIDQQEFIQTLLAHTSLESGAPINLVMIGTDGRPRQKGLREILGEWIAFRFDTVTRRTRHRLGKVEDRIHILEGRMLVLLNIDEVIRIIRESDEPKPALIEAFGLSDRQAEDILEIRLRQLARLEAIRIEKELKALREEQAELDVLLKSETMMRRRIIKEIETDARQYSPEDKDPRRTLIQEQRRAAAEVRVIDEPVTVVMSQKGWVRTRQGHGHDPQQFTFKAGDALYNTFDCRTVDVLLVFGTNGRVYSVPVSSLPGGRGDGVPITTLIELQPGSQVAHTFAGSASQRVLVATASGNGFQTTVGDMTGRQKGGKSFLTLDDGDAPLPPAPIGDEATHAACLSGNGRLLLVALDEVKVLSAGGRGVILMELEPREKLLQAVAVGAPGLVLSGTGRGGKPSSQKLAGQSLLPYVGKRARKGKQIEAKLKEPRIDPVRVEAPGNGN